The genomic DNA GGGCGAAGGTTCAGGTATATTAATTCTAGAAGAATTAGAACACGCCCTCAATCGCGGCGCTCGTATTTATGGGGAAATGGTCGGCTATGGTATGACCTGTGATGCTTATCACATGACCTCCCCCGTTCCTGGTGGTTTAGGGGCTGCCAGAGCTATCGAACTAGCGCTCAAAGATGGTCAACTAACACCAGAAATGGTGAGTTATATCAACGCCCATGGCACAAGTACCTCAGCCAATGATGTTACAGAAACAGCAGCTATTAAAAAGGCTTTGGGCGATCATGCTTATAAGGTAGCAATCAGTTCTACTAAATCCATGACAGGTCATTTATTAGGTGGTTCTGGGGGAATAGAAGCAGTAGCAACAATGCTGGCGATCGCTAATGACCGTATACCTCCTACAATTCATTTGGATAACCCTGATGATGGCTGTGATTTAGATTATGTCCCCCACACCAGCCGCGCTCAAACCGTAGAGGTGGCAATCTCCAATTCCTTTGGATTTGGTGGTCATAACGTTACTTTAGCCTTTAGAAAATATCGGTGATTGGTGATTAGTGATGGGGTTAATACTCCCCCTCTCCCCCTCTCCCACTCTCCCACTCTCCCCCGTGAAACGTATTATAGATATCACTCCTTGCTGAACCCTGAGTTCAAAACAACCAAATTATTAGCTTTATTCATCACCTAAAACTCAGAAGATCCCGCTTGTCCTTATGCCATTAAGAATGGGATGATGAGGATGGTGGGATCGCTATATAATGACCCCAAACACAGAAAGCTAAAAAGAGTCCTAACCCGTCGTTAACAATAAAAGATTATGGCTGTTGCAACCAAATCCCTCGAAGAACTTTGTATTAACTCAATCCGTTTTTTGGCTGTTGATGCCATCGAAAAATCTAAATCGGGACACCCCGGACTGCCTATGGGCGCTGCGCCTATGGCCTTTGTCCTTTGGGACTCCTTCATGCGGTATAACCCCAAAAATCCTAAATGGTTTAACCGCGATCGCTTTGTCTTGTCCGCAGGTCATGGCTGTATGTTGCAGTATGCCTTACTGTACCTAACAGGTTATGATAGCGTCACCATTGAAGATATTAAACAATTCCGTCAATGGGGTTCTAGAACTCCTGGACACCCTGAAAATTTTGAAACCGCTGGTGTAGAAGTCACCACTGGTCCTTTAGGTCAAGGTATTGCTAATGCTGTGGGTTTGGCAATGGCAGAGGCTCACATGGCCGCTAAATACAATAAACCTGATGCTAAAATAGTTGACCATTACACCTATGTGATTTTAGGTGATGGTTGCAACATGGAAGGTATTTCTGGTGAAGCTGCTTCCCTAGCTGGTCACTATGGCTTGGGTAAGTTAATTGCTCTTTACGATGACAACCATATTTCCATTGACGGTTCAACAGACGTTGCTTTCACTGAAGATGTTTCTAAGAGATTTGAATCCTACGGTTGGCACGTTCTTCATGTAGAAAATGGTAACACCGATTTAGGTGCGATCGCCAAAGCTATTGAATCTGCAAAAGCAGTCACTGACAAACCCACCATGATTAAGGTGACAACCACCATCGGTTATGGTTCTCCCAACAAGCAAAACACCGCTGGTATTCACGGTGCTGCTTTAGGTGCAGATGAAACAGCATTAACTCGTAAAAACTTAGGTTGGGATTATGCACCTTTTGAAATCCCCCAAGATGTTCTTACCCACACCCGCAAAGCAGTAGAACGTGGTGCTGGTTATGAAGCAGAATGGAACAAAACCTTCGCTGGATACAAAGCTAAATATCCCACGGAAGCCGCAACCTTTGAACGTTTAATCAGCGGTAAATTACCCGAAGGTTGGAACAAAGGTTTACCCACCTACACCCCAGAAGATAAAGGTCTACCCACCCGGAAACATTCAGAAAACTGCATCAACAAATTAGCAGCAGTTTTACCTGAAATGATCGGTGGTTCTGCTGACTTAACCCACTCCAACTTAACCGAAATCAAAGGTGAAGGCGACTTCCAAAAAGGTCAATACCAAAACCGTAACGTCCACTTTGGTGTGCGGGAACATGGTATGGGTGCAATCTGTAACGGGATGGCATTGCATGGTTCAGGTTTAATTCCCTACGGTGCCACCTTTTTAATCTTCACCGACTATATGCGGGCAGCTATCCGCTTATCTGCATTATCTGAAGCTGGTGTAATTTGGGTCATGACCCACGACTCCATTGGTCAAGGTGAAGACGGTCCTACTCACCAACCTATCGAAACCTTAGCTTCTCTCCGAGCTATTCCTAACCTGACAGTCATTCGTCCTGCTGATGGTAACGAATGTTCTGGAGCTTATACAGTAGCAATTGAAAAAGCAAAAGCTAACGCTCCCACCCTATTAGCTTTCACCCGTCAAGCTGTTCCCAACTTAGCCGGTACATCTATTGAAGGTGTGAAAAAAGGTGGTTATGTGCTAGTAGATTGTGCTGGTACACCAGACATGATCTTCATTGGTACTGGTTCAGAAGTAAGTCTTTGTGTAGATGCGGCTAAAAAATTAACAGCAGATGGCAAGAAAGTACGTGTAGTTTCCATGCCTTCCACCGATTTATTTGATGCTCAAGATGCAGCTTACAAAGAATCAGTTCTACCTAAAGCAGTTACAAAACGTCTGTCTGTAGAAGCTGCTAGTAGCTTTGGTTGGCACAAATATGTAGGTACTGACGGTGACACAGTTAGCATTGATACATTTGGTGCTTCTGCTCCTGGTGGTACTTGTATGAAGGAATTTGGCTTTAGTGTTGATAATGTTGTAGCTAAAGCTAAAGCATTGTTAGGTTAATTAGCAATAACAAATTTCTGTAAATATTTTTGAGGGTGGGATGAAAATCCTGCCTTTTTTTGTCGCTATAACAGGGAATGGGGAACATTTGTTGGGTTTCACTTTGTTTAAACCAACCTTGTATAGCAACGGACAAGGCAGATTGATTTTTGCATCCTTAATTCTGTCAAAAATATAGCAGGTGATGATGCTGATTTTTTCTGATCAGAACTTATTAAAGCCTATTTCCAAGAATCTGCAAAAATATTATTAGCAATAAATCAAGCGATCGCCTAATCAGATACAATTATCATTAAACAACTAATTCATAAATTTAAGTCTAGCAATGCTTCCCTGGGAACTATAGATTTATTTATCTAAATCTTTGCAAACACATGGAAATCATTAGTCAAAATAATGAAATTGCTCAATTTCTAGTAATTTTACAGCACAGAGAAAGTGAACAGGAAAAAGTACAATTAGCTTTGCAGAAAGAATGTAGATTAGAACTATAAAATAGCAGTTTGATTCATACCTAATATTCAATTATTACTTGTTTACATACTAAAATGAATACTTTTTTACATACAAGAATCCCCTTAGTCTTAATTGTAGATGATGACCTGATTATACAAACGCAGCTATGTCAAGTGATGCAGCAAGAAGGTTACGAGGTAGTAGTCGCTAATAATGGCCAAGAAGCCCTGGATATTTATATTAATTTAAATCCAAACATTGTTCTTTTAGATGCTATGATGCCGGTCATGGATGGTTTTACCTGCTGCACTCAAATGCAAGCCTTAGCAACAGAAAAGTTTACAGATGATTTGAGCCTAACAACTCCAATATTGATGATTACAGGATTACATGATCCAGATTCTGTAGACAAAGCCTTTGCTGTTGGTGCAAGTGATTACATTACCAAACCAATTCATTGGGCAGTTTTGCGGCTAAGAGTTCGTCGTCTATTGCAAATGAGTGGGACAATGAAAAAGTTAAAACAAAAAATAGAACAAGAAAAACTCATTGTCAAAATTACTAATAAAATACGTCAATCTTTAAACTTAAATATCATTCTCAACACCACTGTTAAAGAAGTCCGCAAATTACTAAAAACTGATCAGGTAATTGTCTATGGTTTTCAACCAGATGGTAGTGCTAATATTTTAGTGGAATCGGTAAATAATGAATGGCAATCTATTCAGGGAGAAAATGTTAAAGATTGCTACTTTTTAAATAAATGTAGGCAAAAATATCAGAAAGGTGGGATTCAAATCATCAATAACATTAAAGAAGTTGGTATTTCCCAATGTCAAATTGATTCCCTCAACCAATGGCAAGCCAAAGCCAGTTTAGTTGTACCTATTGTTCAAAATGAATATGTGTGGGGATTATTAATTGTTTATCAATGTTCATCTCCCCGGCAATGGCAGCAAATGGAAATAGATTTACTCCAACAAATAGCAGATCAGCTAGTAATCGGGATTCGGCAAGCTCATATATATGAACAACTAGAAATAGCTAATCAAGAATTAATCCGACTAGCAAATATAGATGGTCTCACACAAATAGCTAACCGCCGCTGTTTTGATCAAGTTTTATTGAAAGAATGGAAACGACTCCAGAGAGAAAAATTACCATTGTCCTTAATTTTATGTGACATTGATTATTTTAAAAAATACAATGATACCTATGGGCATCCGGCTGGTGATGAATGTCTGAAAAAAGTCGCGCATATTCTCAGTCAATCTATTAACCGTGCTGCTGATTTAGCAGCAAGATATGGAGGTGAAGAATTTGTATTAATTCTCCCACAAACAGAAACAAAAGGAGCAGTTCACATTGCCAAAAAAATCAGAACTAAAATTGAAAGTGCGGCAATTCCTCATATTAGTTCCCTAGTTAGTGAATATATTACCCTGAGTCTAGGAATTGCCACCATAGTTCCCAGTTTAGAAACTGATTCTCAGTATTTAATTTCCCAAGCTGATCAAGCTCTTTACAAAGCCAAAGAATCAGGCAGAAATCGTTTTGCTGTTGCTTCCCAAGCAATAAAACCAATGAAATTAATAGGTGATATTATACATAATAATAATTAATTATTACCAATGAATAATACTAATAATATGGATATTAGCAAGCAAAAAAAATACTTTGAGATCGAAAAATTATTGATCAAACAAAAGTTTCTATCAGTGTTAGTAGGAATTTTTGTTTTAATTATAGTCATATTCATATCCCATAGATTAGCACAAGAAAATGAGACACACATCCAACAGCTAGTTGAACAACAAGGAATCACTACAAAAACAGAATTAACAAATGAATTAAATAGCCGAATTATTGCACTACAGCGTATGGGACAACGCTGGGAAAAAAGCGGTGGTACTCCCTATTTACAATGGCAAGCTGATGCTACCAACTATGTAGAAGACTTCCCTGGTTATCAAGCTATTGCCTGGGTTGATTCTCAATATAAAACCAAATGGATTGTCCCAAAATTAGGAAATAAAGGATTAATAAATTTAGATTTATACCAAGAAAATCAATATCAGACAGTTCTGCAAACAGTAAGAAATAAAAGGGAAATTACATTTACAAATACCTTTAATCTGTCTGGAGATGAGAAAATATTTCTAGCATATATTCCCTTATTCATCAATAATAAATTTGATGGTTTTATACTAGGGGTATTCCAAACACAAGAATTCCTAGATTCTTTGTTAGACAATTCAAATGGTTATCAAATACAGATTTTAGATGGGCAAAAATTGATTTATAGTCAGAGTGAAAATATGCTCACATCACCATGGCAGCACAATCTAAATCTTGACACCCATAATCTTAAATGGAAAATTATTATTGCTCCTACTCCAGAGCTATTATCAGAATTAAATACACCTTTATCAACAGTAATATTAGTTGCAGGAACTATCTTAGGAATAACATTAACACTATTAATATATTTAGCTCAAACTACCTTTGGAAATCAAAAGCAGATCACATCAATTAATCAAGAACTTAATAAGAATATCAAACAACATCAACAAACAGAAAATGATCTGCGTCAGAGTCAAAATAAATTACGACAGCTACTAGAAACAACTAAAGTTATTCCCTGGGAATTAGACATTAAAACTTGGAGATTTACTTATATTGGACCCCAAGCAGAAGCTTTACTAGGATACCCGATGACAGAATGGTATGAACCAAATTTCTGGGAAAATCACTTACATCCAGATGATCGGGTCAAGTCAATTCAGTTTTGCCAGAAATTAACAGCAGAATCCAAAAATCATCAATTTGAATATCGCATTTTAGCCGCAGATGGCAGAATTATTTGGTTAAGGGATATTATCAATGTTGTTCAAGAAGCAGGAAATCCCACCATGCTGAGAGGTTTTATGTTTGATATTAGTGATATCAAACTAGCAGAAGAAGCCTTAAAATTAAGGGAGAGAGCAGTTAATAGTGCTAAAAATGGAATTATTATTAGTGATGCAAACCATCCAGAATATCCAATTATCTATGTTAACCCAGCCTTTGAAAAAATTACAGGTTATGAATACAAGGAAGTTAGAGGACAGAACTGTAGATTTTTGCAAGGTAACGACATTAACCAACCTGGATTATATGAACTCAGAGCAGCAATTAAAGCCGGAAGAAGTTGTACAGTTACTATTCGCAATTACTGTAAAGACGGCACATTATTTTGGAATGAATTAAGTATTTCCCCAATTTATGATGATAATGAAAAACTAACCCATTTTATTGGCATTCAAAACGATATTACTAAACGCCAAGTAGCGGAAGCAGAACTCAAAGAAAAAGAAGAACGTTGGCAACTAGCACTACAAGGTAATAATGATGGCATTTGGGATTGGAATATCAAAACTAACGAAGTCTTCTTTTCTACTCATTGGAAAGAAATGTTGGGCTATGAAGATTATGAAATTAGTAATCATATTGATGAATGGTCTCAGCGAGTTCATGCCGATGATTTAGATGTGGTAATGGAAGTGCTTAAAGATCACTTAGCCCAGAAAACACCCTTTTACATTAGTGAGCATCGAGTCCGCTGTAAAGATGGTAGTTATAAATGGATATTAGATCGGGGACAAGCCCTATGGGATGAACAAGGGAATGCAGTCAGAATGGTAGGTTCTCACACAGATATTACTGAAAGAGTACAAATAAAACAGGCATTAGAAAAACAATTACAACGAACTTTACTCCTGAAAAAAATCACTGAAAAGATCCGTCAAAGTCTTGATATTCAAGAAATATTTACGATATCAGCCACAGAAATTGCCCATGCTTTTCAAGTAGATCGCTCTTTAATTCACTCCTATATTGATCAGCCTATTCCCCATATTCCCTTAGTAGCAGAATATGTAATTCCTGGTTTTGCTTCCATGGATAATATAGAGATTCCCATTGAGGGAAATTCTCATGCAGCACAATTGATTAATCAGGATCAAGCGATCGCCTGTGAAAATGTGTACACAGATCCTTTACTTCAAGGACTTGAAACTCTTTGTCAAGAAATCCGGGTCAAATCCATATTAGCGATCCGCATTTCCTACCAAGGACGACCCAAGGGTATAATTTGTTTACACCAATGTAGCCATTTTCGCCAATGGACGCTAGAAGAAATGGAGTTACTAGAATCTGTTGCAGTCCAACTAGGTATTGCTTTAGCTCAAGCTAGACTGCTCGAACAGGAAACCCATCAAAGAGCAGAACTAATTTCCCAGAATTATGCCTTAGAAGAAGCAAAACTGGCATCAGAAGCAGCAAACAAAGCCAAAAGTGAATTTTTGGCCATGATGAGCCATGAAATTCGTACCCCCATGAATGCGGTGATTGGGATGACAGGAGTGTTATTAGATACTAACCTAAGTCTTCAGCAGCAGGACTTTGTCGAAACCATTCGCTCCAGTGGGGAAGCTTTGCTGACCATTATTAACGACATCCTTGATTTTTCTAAAATTGAATCAGGTAAATTAGAACTAGAAAAACAATCTTTTGATTTAAGAAATTGTATCGAGCAAGTTTTGGATATCTTAGCTCCCAAAGCCGAGGAGAAAAAGATTGAATTAGCTTATTTAATTGCTCCTCAAGTTCCAGCGCGGATAATTGGTGATGTGACTCGTGTACGTCAAATATTGATGAACCTGATAGGTAATGCCCTTAAATTCACCAAAATTGGGGAAGTGATTGTTTCTGTAGAAGCTAAACAAATTTCCGAATCAGTACCCACAGCTTATGAAATTTTATTTGCTATCCAAGATACGGGTATTGGCATTTCTCCAGATAAAATGCAGCGATTATTTCAACCTTTTAGCCAAGCTGATGCTTCCACTAACCGAAAATACGGTGGCACGGGATTAGGTTTAGTGATTAGTCAGCGGTTAAGTGAGATGATGGGTGGTAGTTTGTGGGTAGAGAGTCATGGTTGTATTGGAGGAAAACTTAACCCTAGATGGCAAAATCAACCGTTAATTTTATCTTTGCAATCTTCCCAAAATTCCATAGGTTCAAGATTTTATTTTACTATCACTACTACCGCAGATACTACTCTGTCTTGGGAAGAATTACCTAATTATTCAGTTGAGTTAGTTAATAAACGGTTATTAATTGTTGATGATAATCCGGCACATCTGAAAATTCTCAAGCTCACCGCCGAATCTTGGAATATGAAAACTTATACCGCTGCTACAGCACAGGAAGCTCTAGCACAACTGCGTCTGGATGTTCAGTTGGATATAGCGATTTTAGATGTGCGAATGCCAGAAATGGACGGAATTACCTTAGCTCAAGAGATCCACAAACTATCTAATTATCAAAATATACCTATAATTATTCTCATTTCCTTAGCGAAAGCAGAAACCAGTCCAGAATGTAGTGCTGCTCAGATTTATGCTTATCTAACTAAACCAATTAAACAATCCCAGCTTTATAATGCCTTGTCTGAGATTTTGGTGAATCAACCCATAAAAATAAGCCCTTCTTCAGTTAAACCACCAAAATTTGATGTTAATTTGTCAGAAAAATTACCGTTGCGAATACTCTTAGCAGAAGATACAGTCGTTAATCAGAAAGTGGCTTTACTGATGCTAAAAAAAATGGGGTATTGGGCTGATGTGGCAGCTAATGGGTTGGAGGTTTTAACAGCTTTACATCGTCAACCCTATGATGTGGTCTTGATGGATGTACAAATGCCAGAAATGGATGGACTGGAAACCACCCAAAGAATATGTCAACAATGGGATGCTCCGGAGCGTCCTTACATTATCGCTATGACAGCTAATGCTATGCAGGGTGACAGGGAAATCTGCTTAGAAGCTGGTATGAATGATTATGTCAGTAAGCCAGTAAAAATTGATAATTTATTTCAAGCACTCAGCAGATATGCTGAAAAATTAGGTATAAAGGTATAAAGTAGGAAGTATATGATATGAATCAAGAACTCTCTAATTTTCCCAATACTCAACATTCCCTTGATCCGGCAGTTCTTGAATCTTTACGAGTAATGTTAGGAGATGATGGAGCGATATTTGCAAAAATAATTCAATGTTATTTAGAAGAATCACCCCAGCTGATTGAAGATATTAGCTATTCTATAAATACTAAAAATGCTCAAATGCTAGAGCAGACAGCCCACAAACTCAAGTCTAGTAGTGCTTCTATGGGTGCAATGGTGATTTATAATCTTTGTTTACAATTAGAAAATATGGGAGAGAGTGGTAATTTAGAAGGTAGTTTAGAACTATTCTCTCGACTGGCTCAGGATTATGAAGTAGTGGAAATTATTTTGCGAGAAAAAATTAAGGAAAACTATAACAGGGAACAGGCTTAAAAGTCTATTTATGTATGGATTTTGAAGTTAATAGCTTTTATATTTCTACAGTAAAAATTGCTCCTTGTGGTTGATTGCTTTCCACTTTTATTTTCCCTCCATGTGCTTCTACTGTCATTTTACAAAAAGCAAGACCTAAACCAATTTGAGATGCCGCTTTTTTAAAACTACCAATTTCATATTTTTCAAAAATCACTTGCCGTAATTCTTCTTTTACTCCAGGGCCTGAGTCTGCTACCTGTATTTTGACTTTTCCTGGGGCTAAATAATCAGCGTGTAAAACTATTTTAGTGTTAGGTTTGGTAAATTTAATGGCATTGGATAAGAGATTATCAATCACTCGCCGGAATAAATGCCTATCTAGTTTAATACTCCCACCAATTTGAGGCAGATCAGTAACTAATTCTAGGTGTTTATGGTTGACTAATGCTTGAAAATCTAATGCTGCTGATAAGCAAAGCTCAGAAATATCAACATCTGTACACTGTAAAACTAATTTACCAGAATCTAATTTTGCCATTAATAGTAAACTATCAATCATTGATTGTAGTTGTTGTCCTGCGGCCAGAATTTGATTACTTTTTTGATGTATTCGTTCAGGAGATAAACTACCAACTCTGAGCATTTCTGCCGCTAAAATAACTGATGTTAAAGGATTGCGTAAATCATGGACAATCATATTAGAAAGGTCTTCGCGCAGTTGTAAAGCTTCTTGGAGAGAATCGTATTGTTGCTTAATGCGTAACATGGATCTTACCCGCGATCGCAATTCTGTACCATTAACTGGTTTACTGATAAAGTCATCTGCACCGACAGCAATACATTGTGATAAATCTTCTTTAGAATTTAAAGCCGTAACCATAATGATAGGAATATGTTTCCATCGGGAATTTGACTTAAATTGCTGACAGAATTCGATCCCGTTCATTTGTGGCATCATTACATCCAGTAAAATCACATCTGGATGAAAAACTTTCAGCAGTGCCATAGCTTCCTTGCCATTGGAAACATAGCTTAATTCATAACCTTCTCGATCTAATAAAGCATCAATAACATCAAAGTTATCAGGTTCGTCGTCAATAATTAAAATCTTGGCAGTTGCTTCCATTATGATTAATTAGTAGTCTGTAGTCATGAATTATTTTTGCTGATCACCTGTTACTTGATTTAAAAGTTGTTGAATTTTTTCAACTAAAAACTTTAATTTTACTGGTTTAGGTATATATTCATTAGCTCCAGATGCAATACATTTTTCTCGATCTCCAGCCATAGCTAAGGCTGTTAAAGCAATAATAGGTATATGCTTAAACTGTGCATTAGCACGAATTATAGCCATTGCTTCTAGTCCATCCATACCTGGCATTTGGATATCCATAAGAATCAAATTTGGATGTTGTTCTAAAGTCAGATTAACAGCTTCCTGACCATTTTTAGCTATGATCAGGCGATATCCTTTGGCACTTAGATAACTAGAAATAGTAGTAATATTAGCTTGATTATCTTCTGCTAGTAGAATTAAAGGTGGTGTAGTCGCTGTAATTGGTAGACTGACTGGGTTGGTGACAGTAGTAGTATTGATGATGTTGGTTGAAGTTTGAGAAGGATTATCTGATAATAGAAGTTGATTAATTGTTTGACAAATTTGCTCCCGGTTAACAGGTTTAACTAAATAATCAGCTGCTCCTAAAGATAATGCGTGTGATCTCTCATCAACTACAGAAATGATAATTACAGGAATATGTTTTGTTTGCGGATGTGCTTTAATTTGTTGGAGAACTTCCCACCCAGATAAATTAGGCAATAAAATGTCTAATGTTATAAATATGGGATTAATAATCATTGCTTGCTCAACTGCTCCTTCACCTCTAGTATAGATAGTCGTTTGGAGATTTAATTGCTGTAAATATCTGGCTATTTGTTCAGCTGCAACTGTGGAATCTTCAATAATTAACACCTGGGAATTTTCCCCATGATGATTGGGTAAAACTTGACAGGGTTTAGGAAATAGAGAGTTTCCCTCATTTTTCAATTCCTGCATCCAGGGTATGTAAGCTGTAAAACAGCTACCTTTACCAATTTCACTACTCACTGTCACTTTTCCACCGTGTAACTCCACCAGTCTTTGGACTAAAGCTAAACCCAATCCTGTACCGTTATGTTGACGATTGAGACTACTATCAATTTGAACAAAAGGTTGGAATAGTTGGTCTAATTCCTCTTTAGCTATACCAATTCCATTATCAATGACTGAAAAAGAAATCCATTTTGAGCATTGAATACAGGAAGAAGTAAGTGACATTTGTAGATTTTCAACGGCTTGGTTTTGATGAACAAATTGATTTATTGTCTCATCTTTTAAGATTATTTCTTGTTCCTGGACAACTAACTTAACATTGCCACCGGGATGGGTAAATTTCACAGCATTATTAAGTAGATTAATGAGCATCTGACGAATACGTCGCTCATCTACAATTAAATCTGGTATGTTTGGGGGTATTTCTAAAGATATGTGAATATTTTTTTTCAAAGCCTGTTGTCTCACAAAAGTCAAACTGGAATTACAAATAAAATTACAAGCAACTGGGGCAAGTTGCAGTTCTAATTTACCGGCTTCTATTTTGGAGAGATCAAGAATATCATTAATTAATTCTAATAAGTGCTTACCACTGCGCTCAATGGTGGTAATGGCTTGTTTTTGGCGATCGCTAACTTGATCAAATACCCCATCTAATAAACTTTCTGACATTCCCAAAATAGCGTTCAGAGGGGTACGTAATTCATGGCTCATATTTGCCAAAAATTCATCTTTGAGACGGGTAGCACGGGCAAGTTCGGCGTTAGTTTGACGTAATTCTGCCTCCATTTGTTTACGTTCAGTTATTTCTAAAGCCGCACCAATAATTTGGGTAACGAGATTTTCACTATTGCGGCTAAATACCGTATCATGACTTAAAAACCAATGCCATTTACCTTGGCGATCGCGCATTCTATATTCAATTTCCTGCACATCTTCATCACTGGCAGTCAGAAAGTGATTATGATGGGCTGTTATTTTGAGAATATCATCAGGATGGGCAAGTTCCAAAAATAATTTTTGACCTATTTGTTGTATTTCTGCTGGAGAATAGCCTAATAACCTAGTAATTTCCTGATTAGTGTAAACATTACATTTTGCTTGTAAATCGTAAATATAAAGAATCTCTGGACTGGTTTCGGTAATTCGTTCAATTAAATATTGACTTTCTTGTAAAGCTATTTCTGCTTTTTTTCGGTCAGTGATATCTAAGGCTGCACAGGTGACACCTTCGATGTTACCGTTGCGATCGCGTAGTGGATCTATAGTGAGGACATAGCAAGTAAAATTATCTTCTCTACCAATGATAATTTCCTCTCTCATTCCCTGACCTGTTGTGATTACATGACGTTTCCAATTTTCTAGTGTTTCTGCATCTTTGTCTAAGAAAATATCTACATCAAATTTACCAAT from Okeanomitos corallinicola TIOX110 includes the following:
- a CDS encoding diguanylate cyclase translates to MNTFLHTRIPLVLIVDDDLIIQTQLCQVMQQEGYEVVVANNGQEALDIYINLNPNIVLLDAMMPVMDGFTCCTQMQALATEKFTDDLSLTTPILMITGLHDPDSVDKAFAVGASDYITKPIHWAVLRLRVRRLLQMSGTMKKLKQKIEQEKLIVKITNKIRQSLNLNIILNTTVKEVRKLLKTDQVIVYGFQPDGSANILVESVNNEWQSIQGENVKDCYFLNKCRQKYQKGGIQIINNIKEVGISQCQIDSLNQWQAKASLVVPIVQNEYVWGLLIVYQCSSPRQWQQMEIDLLQQIADQLVIGIRQAHIYEQLEIANQELIRLANIDGLTQIANRRCFDQVLLKEWKRLQREKLPLSLILCDIDYFKKYNDTYGHPAGDECLKKVAHILSQSINRAADLAARYGGEEFVLILPQTETKGAVHIAKKIRTKIESAAIPHISSLVSEYITLSLGIATIVPSLETDSQYLISQADQALYKAKESGRNRFAVASQAIKPMKLIGDIIHNNN
- the tkt gene encoding transketolase; protein product: MAVATKSLEELCINSIRFLAVDAIEKSKSGHPGLPMGAAPMAFVLWDSFMRYNPKNPKWFNRDRFVLSAGHGCMLQYALLYLTGYDSVTIEDIKQFRQWGSRTPGHPENFETAGVEVTTGPLGQGIANAVGLAMAEAHMAAKYNKPDAKIVDHYTYVILGDGCNMEGISGEAASLAGHYGLGKLIALYDDNHISIDGSTDVAFTEDVSKRFESYGWHVLHVENGNTDLGAIAKAIESAKAVTDKPTMIKVTTTIGYGSPNKQNTAGIHGAALGADETALTRKNLGWDYAPFEIPQDVLTHTRKAVERGAGYEAEWNKTFAGYKAKYPTEAATFERLISGKLPEGWNKGLPTYTPEDKGLPTRKHSENCINKLAAVLPEMIGGSADLTHSNLTEIKGEGDFQKGQYQNRNVHFGVREHGMGAICNGMALHGSGLIPYGATFLIFTDYMRAAIRLSALSEAGVIWVMTHDSIGQGEDGPTHQPIETLASLRAIPNLTVIRPADGNECSGAYTVAIEKAKANAPTLLAFTRQAVPNLAGTSIEGVKKGGYVLVDCAGTPDMIFIGTGSEVSLCVDAAKKLTADGKKVRVVSMPSTDLFDAQDAAYKESVLPKAVTKRLSVEAASSFGWHKYVGTDGDTVSIDTFGASAPGGTCMKEFGFSVDNVVAKAKALLG
- a CDS encoding Hpt domain-containing protein — encoded protein: MNQELSNFPNTQHSLDPAVLESLRVMLGDDGAIFAKIIQCYLEESPQLIEDISYSINTKNAQMLEQTAHKLKSSSASMGAMVIYNLCLQLENMGESGNLEGSLELFSRLAQDYEVVEIILREKIKENYNREQA
- a CDS encoding PAS domain S-box protein, translated to MNNTNNMDISKQKKYFEIEKLLIKQKFLSVLVGIFVLIIVIFISHRLAQENETHIQQLVEQQGITTKTELTNELNSRIIALQRMGQRWEKSGGTPYLQWQADATNYVEDFPGYQAIAWVDSQYKTKWIVPKLGNKGLINLDLYQENQYQTVLQTVRNKREITFTNTFNLSGDEKIFLAYIPLFINNKFDGFILGVFQTQEFLDSLLDNSNGYQIQILDGQKLIYSQSENMLTSPWQHNLNLDTHNLKWKIIIAPTPELLSELNTPLSTVILVAGTILGITLTLLIYLAQTTFGNQKQITSINQELNKNIKQHQQTENDLRQSQNKLRQLLETTKVIPWELDIKTWRFTYIGPQAEALLGYPMTEWYEPNFWENHLHPDDRVKSIQFCQKLTAESKNHQFEYRILAADGRIIWLRDIINVVQEAGNPTMLRGFMFDISDIKLAEEALKLRERAVNSAKNGIIISDANHPEYPIIYVNPAFEKITGYEYKEVRGQNCRFLQGNDINQPGLYELRAAIKAGRSCTVTIRNYCKDGTLFWNELSISPIYDDNEKLTHFIGIQNDITKRQVAEAELKEKEERWQLALQGNNDGIWDWNIKTNEVFFSTHWKEMLGYEDYEISNHIDEWSQRVHADDLDVVMEVLKDHLAQKTPFYISEHRVRCKDGSYKWILDRGQALWDEQGNAVRMVGSHTDITERVQIKQALEKQLQRTLLLKKITEKIRQSLDIQEIFTISATEIAHAFQVDRSLIHSYIDQPIPHIPLVAEYVIPGFASMDNIEIPIEGNSHAAQLINQDQAIACENVYTDPLLQGLETLCQEIRVKSILAIRISYQGRPKGIICLHQCSHFRQWTLEEMELLESVAVQLGIALAQARLLEQETHQRAELISQNYALEEAKLASEAANKAKSEFLAMMSHEIRTPMNAVIGMTGVLLDTNLSLQQQDFVETIRSSGEALLTIINDILDFSKIESGKLELEKQSFDLRNCIEQVLDILAPKAEEKKIELAYLIAPQVPARIIGDVTRVRQILMNLIGNALKFTKIGEVIVSVEAKQISESVPTAYEILFAIQDTGIGISPDKMQRLFQPFSQADASTNRKYGGTGLGLVISQRLSEMMGGSLWVESHGCIGGKLNPRWQNQPLILSLQSSQNSIGSRFYFTITTTADTTLSWEELPNYSVELVNKRLLIVDDNPAHLKILKLTAESWNMKTYTAATAQEALAQLRLDVQLDIAILDVRMPEMDGITLAQEIHKLSNYQNIPIIILISLAKAETSPECSAAQIYAYLTKPIKQSQLYNALSEILVNQPIKISPSSVKPPKFDVNLSEKLPLRILLAEDTVVNQKVALLMLKKMGYWADVAANGLEVLTALHRQPYDVVLMDVQMPEMDGLETTQRICQQWDAPERPYIIAMTANAMQGDREICLEAGMNDYVSKPVKIDNLFQALSRYAEKLGIKV